One window of Mesorhizobium sp. WSM4904 genomic DNA carries:
- a CDS encoding D-amino-acid transaminase produces MPRIAYVNGRYVAHAEASVHIEDRGYQFADGVYEVCEVARGYIVDMPRHLARLKRSLKELSIAWPVSEGVLPMLLREVVRRNRVVTGLVYVQVTRGVASREFFFPSADTKSSLVITARKADPAAAAKRVETGIKVITVPENRWDRVDIKSTGLLPNVLAKQKAKEAGAQEAWFVDADGTVKEGGSSNAWIITRDGVLVTRPAEHGILRGITRTTLFDVAAKLGLKIEERGFSVAEAKAAREAFISSATTIAMPVVEIDGAPIANGHPGSMTLSLRQAFFDIAEKSPA; encoded by the coding sequence ATGCCGCGCATTGCCTATGTCAACGGGCGCTACGTCGCCCATGCTGAAGCCAGCGTCCATATCGAGGATCGCGGCTACCAGTTCGCCGACGGCGTCTACGAGGTCTGCGAGGTGGCGCGCGGCTATATAGTCGACATGCCGCGCCATCTTGCCCGGCTCAAGCGCTCGTTGAAGGAATTGTCGATCGCTTGGCCCGTCTCGGAGGGCGTGCTGCCGATGCTATTGCGCGAGGTCGTGCGCCGCAACCGCGTCGTCACCGGCCTGGTCTATGTCCAGGTGACGCGCGGCGTCGCCAGCCGCGAATTCTTTTTCCCATCGGCCGACACCAAGTCGTCGCTGGTGATAACCGCCAGAAAGGCCGATCCCGCCGCGGCGGCCAAGCGGGTGGAAACCGGCATCAAGGTCATCACCGTGCCCGAGAATCGCTGGGATCGCGTCGACATCAAGAGCACCGGCCTCTTGCCCAATGTGCTCGCCAAGCAGAAGGCCAAGGAGGCCGGCGCCCAGGAGGCTTGGTTCGTCGACGCGGACGGCACAGTCAAGGAAGGTGGTTCGTCCAACGCATGGATCATCACCAGGGACGGCGTTCTGGTGACGCGGCCGGCCGAGCACGGCATCCTGCGCGGCATCACGCGCACGACGCTGTTCGACGTCGCCGCCAAGCTCGGTTTGAAGATCGAAGAACGCGGTTTTTCGGTCGCCGAGGCCAAGGCGGCGCGCGAGGCTTTCATCAGTTCCGCGACCACGATCGCCATGCCGGTGGTCGAAATCGACGGCGCGCCGATCGCAAACGGCCACCCCGGTTCCATGACACTTTCGTTGCGGCAGGCTTTTTTTGACATTGCGGAAAAAAGTCCAGCCTGA
- the hfq gene encoding RNA chaperone Hfq, with product MAERSQNLQDLFLNSVRKSKNPLTIFLINGVKLTGVVTSFDNFCVLLRRDGHSQLVYKHAISTIMPSQPVQMFDGEESQGA from the coding sequence ATGGCGGAACGATCGCAAAACCTTCAGGACCTGTTCCTGAATTCAGTTCGCAAGAGCAAAAATCCACTTACCATCTTCCTCATCAACGGTGTGAAGCTGACCGGCGTCGTCACTTCGTTCGACAATTTCTGTGTGTTGTTGCGGCGCGACGGGCATTCCCAGCTCGTCTACAAGCACGCCATTTCCACGATCATGCCGAGCCAGCCGGTTCAGATGTTCGATGGCGAGGAAAGCCAGGGCGCCTGA